Proteins encoded together in one Microbacterium oxydans window:
- a CDS encoding nucleotidyltransferase family protein, with product MSTIGLVLDEDRLRSMAADLCAVRGVRAVALGGSRARGTHRPDSDIDLGLYVDADVDRAGLGRVASAWTSEPVQIAEHGGWGPWVDSGAWLIVDGVPVDLILRDVARVAEQCARAARGEFAFHPQPGHPLGFLDVAYAGEVATSVPLHDPEGLLTGLARTVSPYPVPLREAFLANLWQVDFLLNAAMKGAKAGDVAYVSLCGTTTTMLTAHAWHAAAGRWVTNEKGLVTNVARLEIGTGGFSGAAAAALGNLGTTAAELLATIARLRELPRPAAPAD from the coding sequence GTGAGTACGATCGGTCTCGTGCTCGATGAAGACCGCCTCCGCTCGATGGCCGCCGACCTGTGCGCCGTGCGCGGAGTGCGCGCCGTCGCTCTCGGCGGTAGCCGCGCCCGAGGCACGCATCGACCCGATTCCGACATCGACCTGGGGCTGTACGTGGATGCCGACGTCGACCGCGCGGGTCTCGGACGAGTGGCGAGCGCCTGGACGAGCGAGCCCGTGCAGATCGCCGAGCACGGCGGATGGGGTCCGTGGGTCGACAGCGGCGCCTGGCTGATCGTGGACGGCGTCCCCGTCGACCTGATCCTGCGCGACGTGGCTCGGGTGGCCGAGCAGTGCGCTCGTGCCGCGCGGGGCGAGTTCGCCTTCCATCCGCAGCCGGGGCACCCGCTCGGCTTCCTCGATGTGGCGTACGCGGGCGAGGTCGCGACCAGTGTGCCGCTGCACGACCCGGAGGGGCTGCTGACCGGACTCGCGCGCACTGTCTCCCCCTATCCGGTGCCGCTCCGCGAGGCGTTCCTCGCGAACCTGTGGCAGGTGGACTTCCTGCTGAACGCCGCCATGAAGGGGGCGAAGGCCGGCGATGTCGCGTATGTCTCGCTGTGCGGCACCACGACGACGATGCTCACCGCCCACGCGTGGCATGCCGCTGCGGGCCGGTGGGTCACGAACGAGAAGGGTCTCGTGACGAACGTCGCTCGGTTGGAGATCGGTACCGGCGGTTTCAGCGGAGCCGCCGCCGCGGCCCTCGGGAACCTCGGGACGACGGCGGCCGAGCTGCTCGCGACGATCGCGCGACTGCGGGAGCTGCCGCGGCCGGCAGCTCCCGCAGACTGA
- the tet(42) gene encoding tetracycline efflux MFS transporter Tet(42) produces MTSPNSLTRRDQNRAWIMLIVLTMLTVIGMTVVLPVLPFVVLQYVSHESDLAIWVGVLEAINGLCAFLVAPFLGRLSDRFGRRPVIIAAAFGAAFSMALFGIGGAIWVLVLARVIQGLTAGDLPALFAYLADITPPEQRAKRFGLLGALSGIGTMIGPAIGGLLAAISIQLPVFLTAATALTIAILSIFLLPESLKPGNRITAIKMRDVQPFAVFKDAFGRKELRGLMIGFGLLALPFGFFVNNFSVLALDSIQWGPTQIGLLTAAVGIIDILIQGVLLGILLPRIGERGVIVSGIVAQMFGLAALAIVASVFAQPWVFIVGALMLAAGQGASQAAMDGAMSNAVGDDEQGWLGGATQSLNAAMGTAAPLIAGALYALVSHAAPYWLGVALMIVAVIVVSRAHIANTAKRPADEAPDGAPVALAETVG; encoded by the coding sequence ATGACTTCACCCAACTCCCTCACGCGACGGGATCAGAACCGCGCGTGGATCATGCTCATCGTCCTCACGATGCTCACCGTCATCGGCATGACGGTCGTCCTCCCCGTCCTGCCCTTCGTCGTGCTGCAGTACGTCTCGCACGAGAGCGACCTCGCCATCTGGGTGGGCGTGCTCGAGGCGATCAACGGACTCTGCGCCTTCCTGGTCGCCCCCTTCCTCGGCCGCCTCTCCGACCGCTTCGGCCGTCGCCCGGTCATCATCGCCGCCGCGTTCGGTGCCGCGTTCTCGATGGCGCTCTTCGGCATCGGCGGCGCCATCTGGGTGCTCGTGCTCGCCCGCGTCATCCAGGGGCTGACCGCCGGAGACCTCCCCGCCCTCTTCGCCTACCTCGCCGACATCACCCCGCCCGAGCAGCGCGCGAAGCGCTTCGGCCTGCTCGGTGCGCTCTCCGGCATCGGCACCATGATCGGACCGGCGATCGGCGGCCTCCTCGCCGCCATCAGCATCCAGCTCCCCGTGTTCCTCACGGCGGCCACAGCCCTCACGATCGCGATCCTCAGCATCTTCCTGCTCCCCGAGAGCCTCAAGCCCGGGAACCGCATCACCGCGATCAAGATGCGCGACGTGCAGCCGTTCGCCGTCTTCAAGGATGCGTTCGGCCGCAAGGAGCTGCGCGGACTCATGATCGGCTTCGGTCTGCTCGCACTGCCCTTCGGCTTCTTCGTGAACAACTTCAGCGTCCTGGCGCTGGACTCGATCCAATGGGGACCCACGCAGATCGGACTCCTGACGGCGGCCGTCGGCATCATCGACATCCTCATCCAGGGTGTGCTGCTCGGCATCCTGCTCCCGCGCATCGGCGAGCGCGGCGTGATCGTGAGCGGCATCGTCGCGCAGATGTTCGGGCTCGCCGCCCTCGCCATCGTCGCCTCGGTCTTCGCCCAGCCGTGGGTCTTCATCGTCGGCGCGCTCATGCTCGCCGCGGGCCAGGGCGCCTCGCAGGCCGCCATGGACGGCGCGATGTCCAACGCCGTCGGCGACGACGAGCAGGGCTGGCTCGGCGGTGCGACCCAGTCGCTGAACGCGGCGATGGGCACGGCCGCTCCGCTCATCGCGGGTGCGCTCTACGCACTGGTCAGCCACGCCGCCCCGTACTGGCTCGGCGTCGCACTCATGATCGTGGCCGTGATCGTGGTCAGCCGCGCGCACATCGCGAACACCGCGAAGCGCCCGGCCGACGAAGCCCCGGACGGTGCTCCGGTCGCCCTCGCTGAGACGGTCGGCTGA
- a CDS encoding TetR/AcrR family transcriptional regulator: MTTSEPLGRRERKKAATRKAISDVATTMFLERGFDNVSIREVADAADVSPTTVFAHFPQKEALVFDEDDEQRDRLVSAVRDRPAGSTINHAIHDFYSAEIRANVDEHGNDVTRVFMRFLNETPALREYAGKMWLRHEDALADAIADELGLAEPTPEIRVYARFVLQMQLLVNDTDDQLATLDAGFRILETGWAPVEADLAGSSD; this comes from the coding sequence ATGACGACTTCAGAGCCCCTCGGGCGCCGCGAACGGAAGAAGGCCGCGACCCGAAAGGCGATCTCCGACGTCGCGACGACGATGTTCCTCGAGCGCGGCTTCGACAACGTGAGCATCCGCGAGGTCGCCGATGCCGCGGACGTCTCTCCGACGACCGTGTTCGCGCACTTCCCGCAGAAGGAGGCGCTGGTCTTCGATGAGGACGACGAGCAGCGCGACCGGCTCGTCTCCGCGGTCCGCGATCGGCCCGCGGGAAGCACGATCAACCACGCGATCCACGACTTCTACTCCGCGGAGATCCGGGCCAATGTGGACGAGCACGGCAACGACGTCACCCGCGTCTTCATGCGCTTCCTCAACGAGACGCCGGCCCTGCGGGAGTACGCGGGCAAGATGTGGCTCCGCCACGAGGACGCCCTCGCCGACGCGATCGCCGACGAGCTCGGCCTCGCCGAGCCCACCCCCGAGATCCGGGTGTACGCCCGATTCGTCCTGCAGATGCAGCTGCTCGTGAACGACACCGACGATCAGCTCGCCACCCTGGATGCCGGGTTCCGCATCCTCGAGACAGGCTGGGCGCCGGTCGAGGCCGACCTCGCCGGCTCGTCCGACTGA
- a CDS encoding FAD-dependent monooxygenase, translating to MNEYSVLISGAGIAGPALAHWLHRQGIRSTIVEQASDLRLGGQAVDLRGLGEVVAQRMGIMPRVRERIVHEKGLRYIDSAGRELATMPADLFVGDGSPVTEIEIMKGDLTEILHDLVADHTEIIFGDRIAGLADGPDGVEVTFRSGISRTFDVVVGADGIHSGVRALVFGPESDHVVHLGAYLGYCTVPDPGPLDSWFDMYSEPGRMLALRPERGGSAKAMLAFADSGVDVDRRDVEGQKRLLREVFAGMGWRAEELLAAVDADDDFHLDTVSQVHMDGWTRGRVALLGDAGYCGSPLTGMGTSLALVGAYVLAGELGHARGDHAAAFARYEEIMRPYVAASHALPPGGVDGFLPRGRFMLRMRVLSARLMHHWPMRQLVARMLDKSDAIELPDYPWRALAAV from the coding sequence ATGAACGAATACAGCGTACTCATCTCCGGCGCAGGCATCGCAGGACCCGCACTCGCGCACTGGCTTCACCGGCAGGGCATCCGCTCCACGATCGTCGAGCAGGCATCCGATCTCCGCCTCGGCGGCCAGGCCGTCGACCTCCGCGGTCTCGGCGAGGTGGTGGCGCAGCGGATGGGCATCATGCCCCGTGTGCGCGAGCGCATCGTGCATGAGAAAGGACTGCGCTACATCGACAGCGCGGGTCGCGAACTCGCCACGATGCCGGCCGACCTCTTCGTCGGCGACGGAAGCCCCGTCACCGAGATCGAGATCATGAAGGGCGACCTGACGGAGATCCTCCACGACCTCGTGGCGGATCACACCGAGATCATCTTCGGTGACCGCATCGCCGGGTTGGCGGACGGTCCCGACGGCGTCGAGGTCACGTTCCGCAGCGGGATCAGCCGCACCTTCGACGTGGTCGTGGGCGCCGACGGCATCCACTCTGGTGTGCGGGCGCTCGTCTTCGGTCCCGAATCCGACCACGTCGTGCACCTCGGTGCCTACCTCGGCTACTGCACCGTGCCGGACCCGGGTCCGCTCGACTCCTGGTTCGACATGTACAGCGAGCCGGGGAGGATGCTCGCGCTGCGGCCCGAGCGCGGCGGATCCGCGAAGGCGATGCTCGCGTTCGCAGACTCCGGCGTCGACGTGGACCGGCGTGACGTCGAGGGCCAGAAGCGCCTGCTGCGCGAGGTCTTCGCGGGCATGGGCTGGAGAGCCGAGGAGCTGCTCGCGGCGGTCGACGCGGACGACGACTTCCACCTCGACACCGTCAGCCAGGTGCACATGGACGGATGGACCCGCGGCCGGGTCGCGCTGCTCGGCGATGCGGGCTACTGCGGCTCCCCGCTCACCGGCATGGGGACGAGTCTCGCCCTGGTCGGCGCGTACGTGCTGGCCGGCGAACTCGGGCATGCGCGGGGCGACCACGCGGCGGCGTTCGCGCGCTACGAGGAGATCATGCGTCCGTATGTCGCGGCCTCGCACGCGCTTCCGCCCGGCGGCGTCGACGGGTTCCTTCCGCGCGGACGCTTCATGCTCCGGATGCGGGTCCTGTCGGCGCGGCTCATGCATCACTGGCCGATGCGCCAGCTCGTCGCCCGGATGCTCGACAAGTCCGACGCGATCGAGCTGCCGGACTATCCGTGGCGCGCCCTCGCCGCCGTCTGA
- a CDS encoding TetR/AcrR family transcriptional regulator C-terminal domain-containing protein produces MRVTSQTIAMEIAERITSGDLGPGDRVPSARGITRDWGVAIATATKALALLQQQGLIVSTPGIGSVVTSPATAPSPRLTTAKVVDTAVAMADAEGIEAISMRRIAAELGTPTMSLYRHVDSKDGLVLLMIDTVLGEESFPEPSADWRADLEVSARLQWAGFQRHPWLAGVMSISRPQLVPNGFRYTEWCLRALAPLKLSMETMMYISVIVFSHVKSLATDIAFEAEQRQDTGLTADEYMTTRSTDIAAMVSPTDLPLLASLVRSDDFDLDLDALFEFGLQRLLDGIESWLRR; encoded by the coding sequence ATGCGCGTCACTTCTCAGACCATCGCGATGGAGATCGCCGAACGGATCACGTCCGGGGATCTGGGTCCGGGCGACCGGGTGCCCTCGGCGCGCGGCATCACCCGCGACTGGGGCGTCGCGATCGCCACCGCGACCAAGGCCCTCGCACTCCTGCAGCAGCAGGGCCTCATCGTCTCCACGCCCGGCATCGGCAGCGTCGTCACCTCCCCCGCCACCGCACCCTCTCCCCGGCTCACGACCGCGAAGGTCGTCGACACCGCCGTCGCGATGGCCGACGCCGAGGGCATCGAGGCGATCTCGATGCGGCGCATCGCCGCCGAGCTCGGCACCCCGACGATGTCCCTCTACCGCCACGTCGACAGCAAAGACGGCCTCGTCCTGCTCATGATCGACACGGTCCTCGGGGAGGAGTCATTCCCCGAGCCGTCGGCGGATTGGCGTGCCGACCTCGAGGTGTCCGCACGGCTGCAGTGGGCGGGGTTCCAGCGGCACCCCTGGCTCGCGGGAGTGATGTCGATCTCCCGGCCGCAACTGGTCCCGAACGGGTTCCGCTACACGGAGTGGTGCCTGCGGGCGCTCGCCCCGCTGAAGCTCAGCATGGAGACGATGATGTATATCAGCGTCATCGTGTTCAGTCACGTCAAGTCGCTGGCGACCGACATCGCCTTCGAGGCGGAGCAGCGGCAGGACACGGGACTCACGGCGGACGAGTACATGACGACGCGATCCACGGACATCGCCGCGATGGTGTCGCCGACGGATCTGCCGCTGCTCGCCTCCCTGGTGAGGTCGGACGACTTCGACCTCGACCTCGACGCCCTGTTCGAGTTCGGGCTGCAGCGACTGCTCGACGGGATCGAGAGCTGGCTGCGGCGCTGA
- the arfB gene encoding alternative ribosome rescue aminoacyl-tRNA hydrolase ArfB encodes MPSAHRPGLRVSAGLTIPGSELAWRFSRSSGPGGQGVNTADSRVELVWDAANSAVLSPHQRDRLLDRLSGRLVDGVLTIAASEHRAQLRNRDAARDRLVALVTEALRPPAPPRRPTKPSRGSKERRLKEKQRRTDVKSLRRRPRDE; translated from the coding sequence ATGCCTTCCGCCCATCGCCCCGGTCTTCGCGTCTCGGCGGGTCTCACGATCCCCGGGTCCGAGCTGGCGTGGCGCTTCTCGCGGTCGTCGGGACCGGGCGGGCAGGGCGTCAACACCGCCGATTCCCGCGTGGAGCTCGTGTGGGATGCGGCGAACTCGGCGGTGCTGTCCCCGCATCAGCGGGACCGGCTGCTCGACCGGCTCAGCGGGCGTCTGGTCGACGGCGTGCTGACGATCGCGGCATCCGAGCACCGCGCGCAGCTGCGCAACCGGGATGCGGCACGGGATCGGCTCGTCGCGCTGGTGACCGAGGCGCTGCGCCCGCCGGCACCGCCGCGCCGCCCGACCAAGCCGAGTCGCGGATCGAAGGAGCGACGGCTGAAGGAGAAGCAGCGGCGCACCGACGTCAAGAGTCTGCGTCGGCGTCCTCGCGACGAGTGA
- a CDS encoding helix-turn-helix transcriptional regulator, with translation MNSYRQDDWDASPSYPSTVNEPYLMGTGVVTAEDTGTRPLSPPHSHADPMLAWCYRGTVWVHLQDARWRLAPGQGVWIPAHTPHTAHHEPDSTGCYTYIPDASLLAPIDGITRVLVPRAVQEMLLHLGINDMPTDLRVRIQSVLIEMLQQPLPEAASEWGEVPIPSDERVTPLVQTVLADPGDPRSATELFLAHGLHERTVLRVFQNDVGMSFGRWRTGVRMTLGARLIVDGTPIGAAAHRCGYATTSAFSAAFKERFGMTPRQHVARVQADAAHQLYWR, from the coding sequence ATGAACTCATACCGGCAGGACGACTGGGACGCGAGTCCGTCGTATCCGTCGACCGTGAACGAGCCATACCTGATGGGCACCGGCGTCGTCACCGCGGAGGACACCGGCACGCGCCCGCTCTCCCCTCCCCACAGCCACGCCGACCCGATGCTGGCCTGGTGCTACCGCGGCACCGTGTGGGTGCATCTGCAGGACGCCCGGTGGCGCCTCGCCCCCGGGCAGGGCGTGTGGATCCCCGCGCACACGCCGCACACCGCGCACCACGAGCCGGACTCGACGGGCTGCTACACCTACATCCCCGATGCCTCGCTCCTCGCACCGATCGACGGCATCACCCGCGTGCTCGTGCCCCGCGCGGTGCAGGAGATGCTGCTCCATCTCGGCATCAACGACATGCCCACCGACCTGCGCGTGCGCATCCAGTCGGTGCTGATCGAGATGCTGCAGCAGCCGCTGCCGGAGGCCGCGAGCGAGTGGGGCGAGGTGCCGATCCCGTCCGACGAACGTGTCACTCCGCTCGTGCAGACCGTGCTCGCCGACCCGGGAGACCCTCGCAGTGCGACGGAGCTCTTCCTCGCCCACGGCCTCCACGAGCGCACGGTGCTGCGGGTCTTCCAGAACGACGTGGGCATGAGCTTTGGCCGCTGGCGCACGGGGGTGCGGATGACGCTGGGGGCGCGACTGATCGTCGACGGCACCCCCATCGGCGCGGCGGCGCACCGCTGCGGTTACGCCACGACGAGCGCCTTCTCCGCGGCCTTCAAGGAGCGGTTCGGCATGACACCGCGCCAGCACGTGGCTCGCGTGCAGGCCGACGCCGCCCACCAGCTCTACTGGCGCTGA
- a CDS encoding iron-siderophore ABC transporter substrate-binding protein, with protein MSLASARPKIRRGSALVAAAVAAALTLAGCSSTPEDSSSSSAAADGVVIEHGHGKTVIPEKPQRIVTLGWMTSDIVAALGTNPVGMEEVWGAGESGYQPWFEDYVTGEYGETPEIIPFLEDGPNYEAIKELKPDLILSLYSGISDIEYERLTEIAPTVPYIEGPWNPGTWEDMTRTVGKALSEEEKAEELIAETEEQVTTLAGEHPEFKDKTFVWGLTLNEGGTDLGVYLEYDPRVRITEALGFTSTSAMDSFLKTAEGDNWYTGVSLENLYDVEADLFAAWGGSADEGTYTVENKVVSRWNPIANDSYVIYADDAEASAISAPTVLSLKYILPKYVDDLAAALQGEPTITGK; from the coding sequence ATGTCGCTCGCTTCTGCGCGCCCGAAGATCCGCCGAGGCTCCGCCCTCGTCGCCGCGGCCGTCGCCGCCGCCCTCACCCTCGCCGGGTGCTCGTCCACCCCCGAGGACTCCAGCTCCTCCTCCGCCGCCGCGGACGGCGTGGTCATCGAACACGGCCACGGGAAGACCGTGATCCCCGAGAAGCCGCAGCGCATCGTCACCCTCGGCTGGATGACCTCGGACATCGTCGCCGCGCTCGGCACGAACCCGGTCGGCATGGAAGAGGTCTGGGGCGCCGGCGAGAGCGGCTACCAGCCGTGGTTCGAGGACTACGTCACCGGGGAGTACGGCGAGACCCCCGAGATCATCCCCTTCCTCGAGGACGGCCCCAACTACGAGGCCATCAAGGAGCTCAAGCCCGACCTCATCCTGAGCCTCTACTCGGGCATCTCCGACATCGAGTACGAGCGCCTGACCGAGATCGCCCCGACCGTCCCCTACATCGAAGGCCCCTGGAACCCGGGCACCTGGGAGGACATGACCCGCACGGTCGGCAAGGCGCTCTCGGAGGAGGAGAAGGCCGAGGAGCTGATCGCCGAGACCGAGGAGCAGGTCACCACCCTCGCCGGCGAGCACCCGGAGTTCAAAGACAAGACCTTCGTCTGGGGCCTGACCCTGAACGAGGGCGGCACCGACCTCGGCGTGTACCTCGAGTACGACCCCCGCGTGCGCATCACCGAGGCGCTCGGCTTCACGTCGACCTCGGCGATGGACAGCTTCCTCAAGACCGCCGAGGGCGACAACTGGTACACGGGCGTGAGCCTCGAGAACCTCTACGACGTGGAGGCCGACCTGTTCGCCGCCTGGGGCGGAAGCGCCGACGAGGGCACCTACACGGTCGAGAACAAGGTCGTGTCCCGCTGGAACCCGATCGCCAACGACTCCTACGTGATCTACGCCGACGACGCCGAGGCCTCGGCCATCAGCGCGCCCACCGTGCTGTCGCTCAAGTACATCCTCCCGAAGTACGTCGACGACCTGGCCGCCGCGCTGCAGGGCGAGCCGACCATCACGGGCAAGTGA
- a CDS encoding FecCD family ABC transporter permease, which translates to MSPATEDDVDVSHTDAGSRADDSPHRNGTLVAGLVLSAVVLVVAAIASLAVGSRAIDPITVLQSLFSYDDENPLHLMVMELRVPRTLLGIVVGAALAVCGGLIQAFTRNPLADPGILGVNAGASFAVTFAVGVLGLTTPGAYVPFALGGAFVLTMLVYILGSFGASGATPMKLTLAGVALGAAFTGFTTAIVLRDHSTLQVMRFWGVGSIGGRTLDQLTWAVPLIVTGLLIGLLCARSLNALALGDDLAQALGARVRVTRVLVIIAVTLLAGTSVAAAGPIAFVGLMIPHVVRWFTGPDQRWVLTYSLIIGPAFLLFADILGRIVLPNGEMRVGIVTALLGAPILILLVRRKRVSGL; encoded by the coding sequence ATGTCCCCGGCGACGGAAGACGACGTGGACGTCTCGCACACGGATGCGGGGAGTCGTGCAGACGACTCCCCGCATCGCAACGGGACGCTCGTGGCCGGTCTGGTCCTCTCGGCCGTGGTGCTGGTGGTCGCCGCCATCGCCTCGCTCGCCGTCGGCAGCCGCGCGATCGACCCGATCACCGTGCTCCAATCCCTCTTCTCCTACGACGACGAGAACCCCCTGCATCTGATGGTCATGGAGCTCCGGGTTCCGCGCACCCTGCTCGGCATCGTCGTCGGTGCCGCCCTCGCCGTGTGCGGCGGGCTCATCCAGGCCTTCACGCGCAACCCGCTGGCCGACCCCGGCATCCTCGGGGTGAACGCCGGAGCATCGTTCGCCGTCACCTTCGCGGTCGGCGTGCTCGGGCTCACCACCCCCGGCGCCTACGTTCCCTTCGCCCTCGGCGGAGCCTTCGTCCTCACCATGCTCGTCTACATCCTCGGCTCGTTCGGCGCCTCGGGCGCGACCCCCATGAAGCTCACACTCGCCGGCGTCGCCCTCGGTGCTGCCTTCACCGGCTTCACCACCGCGATCGTGCTGCGCGATCACAGCACCCTTCAGGTCATGCGCTTCTGGGGCGTCGGCTCGATCGGCGGACGCACCCTCGATCAGCTCACCTGGGCCGTGCCGCTGATCGTGACCGGCCTGCTCATCGGACTCCTCTGCGCCCGCTCCCTGAACGCCCTCGCTCTGGGCGACGACCTCGCCCAGGCGCTCGGCGCCCGTGTGCGCGTGACCCGGGTGCTGGTCATCATCGCCGTCACGCTGCTCGCCGGTACCAGCGTCGCTGCCGCCGGCCCCATCGCCTTCGTCGGACTGATGATCCCCCACGTCGTCCGCTGGTTCACCGGGCCCGATCAGCGCTGGGTGCTGACGTACTCCCTGATCATCGGTCCCGCGTTCCTCCTGTTCGCCGACATCCTCGGTCGCATCGTGCTCCCGAACGGGGAGATGCGGGTCGGGATCGTCACCGCCCTCCTGGGAGCACCCATCCTGATCCTGCTCGTTCGCCGCAAGCGGGTGAGCGGACTGTGA